In Flavobacteriales bacterium, the following proteins share a genomic window:
- the rpsT gene encoding 30S ribosomal protein S20 has product MANHKSAIKRIRSNDAKRVRNRYFHKTTRNAVKAIRTSHNKKEAQSLLTKVFGMLDKLAKKNIIHKNKAANVKSSLHKHVNTMA; this is encoded by the coding sequence ATGGCAAACCACAAATCGGCTATTAAGCGTATTCGCTCTAACGACGCAAAGCGTGTTCGCAACCGTTATTTTCATAAGACTACCCGTAACGCGGTAAAAGCAATCAGAACTTCTCATAACAAGAAGGAAGCTCAGTCTCTGCTTACAAAAGTGTTTGGGATGCTCGATAAACTGGCTAAGAAAAACATTATCCATAAAAACAAAGCTGCAAACGTTAAGTCAAGCCTTCACAAGCATGTGAACACAATGGCTTAA
- the radC gene encoding DNA repair protein RadC, producing the protein MENSFTPIKAWAENDRPREKLKNLGRKSLSDAELMAILIATGSGKESALDLSRKLLRSVDNDLGKLGRMTIGELQKTKGIGQVKAITIIAALELGQRRKELPKEQRKPVTNSADAYELIRHHLADLPHEEFHVLHFNRANICIAQTKISSGGITGTVVDSRLIFKSAIDHHSTSIILCHNHPSGNLKPSNEDIHLTRKIVEGGKIMDIPVMDHLIVTERGYYSFSDEGMMP; encoded by the coding sequence ATGGAAAATTCGTTTACTCCAATTAAGGCATGGGCAGAAAATGACAGGCCAAGGGAAAAGTTGAAAAACCTGGGTCGCAAATCCTTGAGTGATGCGGAATTGATGGCCATCTTGATTGCCACAGGTTCAGGTAAGGAGAGTGCGTTGGACCTTTCCCGGAAATTGTTAAGGTCGGTAGACAATGACCTGGGGAAATTGGGAAGAATGACCATCGGGGAATTACAAAAGACAAAAGGGATTGGTCAGGTAAAAGCCATCACCATTATTGCAGCACTGGAACTAGGCCAGCGCAGAAAAGAGCTTCCCAAAGAACAGCGAAAACCGGTAACCAATTCTGCCGATGCGTATGAATTGATCCGACACCATTTGGCAGATTTACCGCATGAAGAATTTCATGTATTGCATTTTAACCGGGCAAACATTTGTATTGCACAAACAAAAATCAGCTCCGGAGGAATCACAGGGACTGTGGTGGATTCCCGTCTTATTTTTAAATCGGCTATTGATCATCATTCCACCTCAATCATACTCTGCCATAATCACCCCTCGGGGAATTTAAAACCAAGTAATGAGGACATTCATCTTACACGCAAAATTGTGGAGGGCGGTAAAATCATGGATATTCCGGTAATGGATCATTTGATTGTTACGGAGAGGGGTTATTACAGCTTTTCAGATGAAGGAATGATGCCCTGA